ATGCTGCGCGGTTCGGGCATCGAGTGGGATCTGCGCAAGAAGCAGCCGTACGAAGTGTACGACCAGATGGACTTCGACATTCCGGTGGGCGTGAACGGCGACTGCTACGACCGCTATCTCGTGCGCGTCGAAGAAATGCGCCAATCCACTCGCATTGCGAAACAGTGCATTGAGTGGCTGCGCAAGAATCCCGGCCCCGTGATGATCGACAATCACAAGGTTGCGCCGCCCTCGCGCGTGAACATGAAGTCGAACATGGAAGAGCTGATTCACCACTTCAAGCTCTTCACGGAAGGCTTCCACGTGCCGGAAGGCGAGGCGTACGCTGCCGTCGAACATCCGAAGGGTGAATTCGGCATCTACCTGGTGTCAGATGGCGCGAACAAGCCTTATCGTCTGAAGATCCGTGCGCCGGGTTATGCCCACCTGTCCGCGCTCGATGAAATGGCGCGCGGCCACATGATTGCCGACGCGGTCACGATCATCGGCACGCAGGACATCGTGTTCGGTGAGATTGATCGCTAAGCAGCAAACTGCCAGTGCGCCCGGTCAAGAAGGGCGCACTGCGAAATACCGGGAACGCCACGTCCGTCGCAGCGAGCAGGTTGGCTAACGCGCGGCGGGTGTTTGTGTGGCGGGAATTGAAACGGTAGGAATTGAAAGAGTCGTGTCTGAAAATGATCTCAGCTGAAGGCCTGAAAGAAATCGATCGCGCGTTGACGAAGTACCCCGCCGATCAGCGACAGTCCGCCGTGATGGCGGCTTTGGCCGTGGCTCAAGAAGAGCACGGCTGGCTGTCTCCCGAAATCATGCAGTTCGTGGCCGACTACATCGGCATGCCGCCTGTCGCGGTGCAGGAAGTCGCCACGTTCTACACGATGTTCGAGACGCGGCCCGTCGGCAAGCACAAGATCACGCTCTGCACGAATCTGCCGTGCCAGCTCGGCCCGGAAGGCGGCTCGGAGAGCGCCGCCGAATACCTGAAGCAGAAGCTCGGTATCGACTTCGGCGAAACCACGCCCGACGGCAAGTTCACCTTGAAAGAAGGTGAGTGCATGGGCGCGTGCGGCGATGCACCGGTGATGCTCGTGAACAATCACCGCATGTGCAGCTTCATGAGCCGCGCGAAGATCGACCAGCTGCTCGAGGAGCTTTCGAAATGACTTCGTTGCACGACCGTCACATCAAACCGCTGATCCTCGCGGGCCTCAACGGCGAGAACTGGCATCTCGAAGACTACGTCGCGCGCGGCGGCTACAAGCAGCTGCGCCGTATTCTCGAAGAAAAGATTCCGCCCGAGCAGGTGATCGCCGACGTGAAGGCAAGCGGTCTGCGCGGCCGCGGCGGTGCGGGCTTCCCCACCGGCCTGAAGTGGAGCTTCATGCCGCGTCAGTTCCCGGGGCAGAAATATCTCGTCTGCAACTCGGACGAGGGCGAGCCGGGCACGTTCAAGGATCGCGACATCCTGCGCTGGAACCCGCATAGCGTGATCGAAGGCATGGCCATCGGCGCGTACGCGATGGGCATCACCGTGGGCTACAACTACATCCACGGCGAAATTTTCGAGGTGTATCGCCGCTTCGAGGCTGCGCTGGAAGAAGCGCGCCAGGCCGGCTATCTCGGCGACAACATTCTTGGCACGGACTTCTCGTTCCAGCTGCACGCTCACCATGGCTATGGCGCGTACATCTGCGGCGAGGAAACCGCGCTGCTCGAGTCGCTCGAAGGCAAGAAGGGCCAGCCGCGCTTCAAGCCGCCGTTCCCGGCGAGCTTCGGCGTGTACGGCAAGCCGACGACGATCAACAACACCGAGACCTTCGCCGCGGTGCCGTTCCTGCTGACCGTGGGTCCGCAGACGTACATGGAGCTCGGCAAGCCGAACAACGGCGGCACGAAGATCTTCTCGATCTCGGGCGACGTGGAGCGTCCGGGCAATTACGAGATTCCGCTCGGCACCCCGTTCGCGACGCTCATGGAGCTGGCCGGCGGCGTGCGCGGCGGCAAGAAGCTGAAGGCCGTGATTCCGGGCGGCTCGTCGGCGCCGGTCATTCCGGGCGACCTGATGATGCAAACGGACATGGACTATGACTCCATCGCCAAGCAGGGCTCGATGCTCGGTTCGGGCGCGGTCATCGTCATGGACGAAACGCGCTGCATGGTGCGCTCACTGCTGCGTCTCTCGTACTTCTATTACGAAGAGTCGTGCGGCCAGTGCACGCCGTGCCGCGAAGGCACGGGCTGGCTGTATCGCGTGGTGAACCGTATCGAGCACGGCGAGGGGCGCCAGGAAGACCTGGACCTGCTGAACTCGGTGGCGGGCAACATCATGGGCCGTACGATTTGCGCGCTCGGCGACGCGGCAGCCATGCCGGTGCGCGGCATGCTCAAGCACTACTGGGACGAATTCGAATATCACGTGCACAACAAGCGTTGTCTCGTCGGCGGTCATGCCGGCTCGCACGCGGCCTCGGAAACGGTGGCCGCCTAAGAGGCGAAAGACAGCGCGTTGTGCCGGGTTGCGCACATCACGGCGTAGCACGACGCAACGGGGAATGCCGCTGTGAAATTGAGCGGTAACAGGTTAGGGACGATTAACCATCATGGTTGAACTTGAAATAGACGGCAAGACGGTGCAGGTGCCCGAGGGCAGCATGGTGATCCAGGCTGCTCAGCGCGTGGACACGTACATCCCGCACTTCTGCTATCACAAGAAGCTCTCCATCGCGGCCAACTGCCGGATGTGTCTCGTCGATGTCGAGAAGATGCCGAAGGCCGTGCCCGCGTGCGCGACGCCGGTGTCGCAAGGCATGGTCGTGCGCACCATGTCGGACAAGGCCGTGCAGGGTCAGCAAGCCGTGATGGAATTCCTGCTGATCAACCACCCGCTCGACTGCCCGATCTGCGATCAGGGCGGCGAATGCCAGCTGCAGGATCTGGCCGTTGGTTACGGCAAGTCCGCCTCGCGCTACAGCGAAGAGAAGCGCGTGGTGTTCCACAAGAACGTCGGGCCGCTCATCTCGATGGAAGAGATGTCGCGCTGCATCCACTGCACGCGCTGCGTGCGCTTCGGCGACGAAATCGCCGGCGTGATGGAGCTCGGCATGCTCGGCCGCGGCGAGCACTCGGAAATCACGTCGTTCGTCGGCAAGACGGTCGACTCGGAACTGTCGGGCAACATGATCGACCTGTGCCCGGTCGGCGCGCTCACGAGCAAGCCGTTCCGCTTCTCGGCACGCACATGGGAACTGTCGCGCCGCAAGTCGGTGAGCCCGCACGATGCAACGGGTGCGAACCTTGTGGTGCAGGTGAAGAACAACCGCGTGATGCGCGTGCTGCCGTTCGAGAACGAATCCATCAACGAATGCTGGATCTCGGACAAGGACCGCTTCTCGTACGAAGGCCTGAACAGCGAAGACCGTCTCACGCGCCCGATGATCAAGCAGGGCGGCGAGTGGATCGAGACCGACTGGCAGACCGCGCTCGAATACGTCGTGAAGGGCATCAAGGGCATTTGCGACGAGCACGGCGAGAACCAGCTCGCGCTGCTCGCGAGCCCGCACAGCACGCTCGAAGAACTCTATCTCGCGAAGCAGTTCGCGGATGCGATCGGCACGCCGAACGTCGACTTCCGTCTGCGCCAGAGCGACTTCTCGGCGCCGCTCGAAGGCGCGCCGTGGCTCGGCACCAAGATCGCGGAACTCTCGTACGCCGACTCGGCGTTCGTGATCGGCTCGTTCCTGCGCCGCGACCACGCGCTGTTCGCCGCGCGTCTGCGTCAGGCCGCGAAGGGCGGTGCACAGATCAGCTTCCTGCAAGCCACCGCTGACGGCTCGCTGATCCCGAACGCGCAGCGCATCGTCGCCGCGCCCTCGGCATGGCTCGACGAACTCGCTGCGATCGCAGCGGCTGTTGCTGAGGCAAAGGGCGTTGCGGTGCCGGAAGGCTTCGCAGGCGCACAGGCTACCGACGCCGCGAAGCAGGTCGCCGCATCGCTCGCAAGCGGTGAGCGCCGCTACGTGCTGCTTGGCAACGTCGCGGTTCAGCATCCGGAATTCTCGCGCCTGCACGCAGCCGCGCAGTTCATCGCCGAAACGACGGGCGCGACGCTTGGCTTCCTCACGGAAGCGGCCAACACGGTTGGCGCGCACATTGCCGGCGCACTGCCGGGCCGCGACGGCCTGAACGCACGCGAAGCGTTCGAGCAGCCGCGCAAGGGCTATCTGCTCTTCAACGTCGAGCCGGAATTCGATACGGCAAACCCGGCAGCCGCGCGCGCCGCGCTCGCGCAGGCCGAAATGGTCGCCGTGTTCTCGCCGTACAAGACGGGCCTCGACTACGCCGACGTGCTGCTGCCGATCGCGCCGTACACGGAAACCTCGGGTACGTTCATCAACGCCGAAGGCACGGCTCAGACGTTCAACGGCGTCGTGCGCCCGCTCGGCGACACGCGTCCGGCATGGAAGGTCCTGCGCGTGCTCGGCACGCTGCTGGGCGCGAAGGGCTTCGAGTACGACACGGCTGAAGAAGTGCGCCGCAAGGCGATGGGCGATGGCAGCTTCGAAGGCCGTCTGTCGAACAAGGCCAGCGCCACGATTGCGCGCGGCCGCCTCGCGAAAGCCGCGGAAGGCCGCTTCGAGCGCATCGCCGACGTGCCGATTTACCACGCCGATCACATCGTGCGCCGCGGCGAAGCGCTGCAGCTCACCACGGCTGCCCGCGTGGCGAACGCCATCGGCCTGCCGGCGACATACTTCGACCAGCTCGGCCTGAAGGAAGGCGACGCCGTGCGCGTGCGCCAGGGCGACCTGTCGGTTACGGCGCCTGCAACGCGCGATGCGAATCTTGCGCCGACGGTGGTGCGCGTGTCGGCGGCGACGCCGGCCGGTGCGCAACTCGGCAGCCTGTTCGGTGAACTGCTGGTGGAGAAGGCGTAAATGAGCTTGTTCGAAACGATCAATGCAGGCGGCAGCCAGCTGCTCGGCGTGGCATGGCCCACCGTGTGGGCGCTGGTGCGCATTCTCGTCGTCGCAGTGGTGATCCTGCTGTGCGTCGCGTACCTGATCCTTTGGGAGCGCAAGCTGATCGGCTGGATGCACGTGCGTCTCGGTCCGAACCGCGTGGGCCCGGCAGGTCTGTTGCAGCCGATCGCCGACGTGCTGAAGCTGCTTCTGAAGGAAGTGATTCAGCCCGCGCAGGCAAGCCGCTGGATCTACATGGTCGCGCCGATCATGGTGGTGGTGCCGGCCTTCGCGGTCTGGGCGGTGATTCCGTTCCAGGCGGGCGCGGTGCTCGGCGACATCAACGCGGGCCTGCTCTACGCGATGGCGATCTCGTCGATCGGCGTCTACGGCGTGATTCTCGCGGGCTGGGCCTCGAACTCGAAGTACGCGTTCCTCGGCGCCATGCGCGCCGCGGCGCAGATGGTTTCGTACGAAATTTCGATGGGCTTCGCGCTCGTCGTCGTGCTGATGGTGTCGGGCAGCCTGAATCTTTCGGTGATCGTCGAAGGCCAGATGCGCGGCATGTTCGCAAACTGGGGCATCACGTTCCTCTCGTGGAACTGGCTGCCGCTGTTGCCGATGTTCGTCGTCTACTTCATCTCGGGCATCGCCGAAACGAACCGTCACCCGTTCGACGTGGTGGAAGGGGAGTCGGAAATCGTCGCGGGTCACATGATCGATTACTCGGGTATGGCGTTCGCGCTGTTCTTCCTCGCCGAGTACATCAACATGATCGTGATCTCGGCGCTCGCCTCGGTGCTGTTCCTTGGCGGCTGGAGCGCCCCGTTCGCGTTCCTCGACTTCATCCCGGGCGTGTTCTGGCTCGTGCTGAAGGTCTTCTGCCTGCTGTCGATTTTCATCTGGGCCCGCGCGACGTTCCCGCGTTATCGCTATGACCAGATCATGCGTCTCGGCTGGAAAGTGTTCATTCCGGTGTGCATCGTATGGCTGATCGTAGTCGGCTTCTGGTACATGTCGCCGTTGAGCATCTGGAAATAAGGGGCGAACACAACCATGAACGCTATCCAAAACTTCTTTAAGACGTTTTTCCTGACCGAGTTGCTCAAGGGCCTCGCGCTGACGGGTCGTTACACGTTCAAGCGCAAGTTCACGGTGCAATTCCCGGAAGAAAAGACGCCTATTTCCCCGCGTTTTCGCGGTCTGCACGCGCTGCGCCGCTATGAAAATGGCGAAGAGCGCTGCATCGCGTGCAAGCTGTGCGAGGCCGTGTGCCCCGCGCTCGCGATCACGATCGAATCGGAAGTGCGCGAGGACAACACGCGCCGCACGACACGTTACGACATCGACCTGACCAAGTGCATCTTCTGTGGTTTCTGCGAAGAGAGCTGCCCGGTCGACTCGATCGTCGAAACGCACATTCTCGAGTATCACGGCGAGAAGCGCGGCGATCTGTATTTCACGAAGGATATGCTGCTGGCCGTTGGCGATCGCTATGAAGCGCAGATCGCGGCGAACAAGGCAGCGGATGCACCGTACCGTTGATCTTTCAGTTTGACGCTGCATCGGCCCGCGGTCCGGGCCGGCTGTGGGGAACGCGTGTGCCGAACGCCCGCGCTTTACCGCAGCCCGACCGCCGCGGCGCAACGCTCCCTGGTCTGGCCGCCAGTCTGCGTCGCGCAATCCGCTTCACGAAGGCCTCAACGATGAACCAGTAATCATGGAATTCACGACCGTCCTGTTCTACATCTTCGCGCTGCTGCTCACGCTGTCAGGGCTGAAGGTGATCACTTCGCGCAATCCTGTCGCGTCTGCGCTCTTCCTCGTGCTCGCGTTCTTCAACGCGGCCGCGATCTGGATGCTGCTCGAGGCCGAATTCCTCGCGATCCTGCTGGTGCTCGTCTACGTGGGCGCGGTGATGGTGCTGTTCCTGTTCGTGGTGATGATGCTGGACATCAACATCGACGTGCTGAGCCGCGACTTCAAGCGCTTCATCCCCGTGGCGACCATCGTGGGCGCGATCATCGTGATCGAAACCGCGCTGATCCTGTGGCACGGCTACGGCGCGACGAGCACGCCGGTGCCCGACACCACGCCGGCTGCCGCCGCCGCGATCTCGAACGCGCACCTGATCGGCAAGATCATCTACACCGACTACATCTTCGCCTTCGAAGTCGCCGGCCTCGTGCTGCTGGTGGCGATCGTCGCGGCTATCGCGCTGACTGTGCGCGAGCCGAAGGACTCGAAGCGCCAGAACGTGTCGAAGCAGGTCGCCGTGCGTCGCCAGGACCGCGTGCGCCTCGTGAAGATGCAGGCCGTCGTGGAAGTGCCGGAGCCGGCGGAACCGGCGCAAGCGGAAGCCGGGGCTGCGCCCGCGGCAGGCGCGGCAGCTGCGCCCGCGGCTGCACCGGCAACCAAGAGCTAAGCGCGAAGGAGCGAACCATGTTGACACTGGCCCATTACCTCGTCCTCGGCGCGATCCTCTTTGCGATCTCGATCGTCGGAATCTTTTTGAATCGGCGCAACGTCATCATCATCCTGATGGCGATTGAGCTGATGCTGTTAGCGGTGAACACGAACTTCGTCGCGTTCTCGCATTATCTCGGTGACGTTCACGGACAGATTTTCGTGTTCTTCGTGCTAACTGTTGCGGCAGCGGAAGCCGCGATTGGTCTGGCTATTCTTGTGACTCTGTTCCGCAGCCTCGACACGATCAACGTCGAGGACCTCGATCAGCTCAAAGGCTAAGGCAGGCTGCTATGGCAACAACACTCAACGAAACCTTATTGCTGGCGATCCCGCTGGCGCCTCTCGCCGGTTCTCTCATTGCCGGTTTGTTCGGCAAAACGGTCGGGCGCGCGGGCGCGCATACGGTGACCATTCTTGGCGTCGCGATTGCGTTCGTGCTGTCGTGCATCACGTTGTTCGACGTGATGGGCGGTGCGAGCTTCAACGCGACGATCTACGAATGGATGTCGGTAGGCGGCCTGAAGTTCGAAGTCGGCTTCCTGATCGACTCGTTGACTGCGCTCATGATGGTCGTCGTGACCTTCGTGTCGCTGATGGTCCACATCTACACGATCGGCTACATGGCGGAAGAAGAGGGCTACCAGCGCTTCTTCTCGTACATCGCGCTCTTCACGTTCTCGATGCTGATGCTCGTGATGAGCAACAACTTCCTGCAGCTGTTCTTCGGTTGGGAAGCGGTGGGTCTCGTCTCGTACCTGCTGATCGGCTTCTACTTCAAGCGTGAAAGCGCCATCTACGCGAACATGAAGGCGTTCCTCGTGAACCGCGTGGGCGACTTCGGCTTCCTGCTGGGCATCGGTCTCCTGCTCGCGTACGGCGGCTCGCTGAACTACAACGACATCTTCGCGAAGGGTCATGAACTCGCCGCGCTGACGTTCCCGGGCACCTCGTGGAACCTGCTCACCGCTGCGTGTATCTGCCTGTTCATCGGCGCGATGGGTAAGTCGGCGCAGTTCCCGCTGCACGTCTGGCTCCCGGACTCGATGGAAGGCCCGACGCCGATTTCCGCGCTGATTCACGCGGCAACCATGGTGACGGCCGGTATCTTCATGGTCGCGCGCATGTCGCCGCTGTTCGAGCTTTCGGAAGCCGCGCTCTCGTTTATCGTCGTGATCGGTGCGATTACCGCGCTCTTCATGGGCTTCCTTGGCGTCGTGCAGAACGACATCAAGCGTGTGGTTGCGTACTCCACGCTCTCGCAGCTCGGCTACATGACGGTCGCACTCGGCGTGTCGGCTTACCCGGTCGCGATCTTCCACCTGATGACGCACGCGTTCTTCAAGGCGCTGCTGTTCCTTGGCGCGGGCTCGGTCATCATCGGCATGCACCACGACCAGGACATGCGCAACATGGGCGGCCTGCGCAAGTACATGCCCATCACGTGGATCACTTCGCTCGTCGGTTCGCTCGCGCTGATCGGCACGCCGTTCTTCTCGGGCTTCTACTCGAAGGACTCGATCATCGACGCCGTGAAGCTCTCGCACCTGCCGGGTTCGGGCTTCGCGTACTTCGCAGTGGTGGCGAGCGTGTTCGTTACGGCGCTGTACTCGTTCCGTATGTACTTCCTCGTGTTCCACGGTGAAGAGCGCTTCCGCGGTCCGAAGCATCCGGAATCGCCGATGGCGATCGAAGCGGCGAATGCAGCCCACAACGGTCACGGCGATCATGGCCACGGTCACGACGAACACCACGTGCACGTGCCGCACGAGTCGCCGTGGGTCATCTGGGTACCGCTCGTTCTGCTTGCGATTCCTTCGGTGATCGCCGGCGCGTTCGCGATCCAGCCGCTGCTCTTCGGCGACTTCTTCTCGCATGGCGTGGCGTTCCAGAACGTCATCTTCGTTGGCGAGAACCACGATGCGCTCGTGGAAATGGGCAAGGAATTCCAGGGCTGGGCCGCGATGGGCGCGCATGCGTTCTCTGGTCTGCCGGTGTGGCTCGCACTCGCGGGTGTGGTGGTGGCGTGGTTCTTCTACATGAAGCGCCCGGATCTGCCGACCGTCGTGTCGCGCACGTTCGCGCCGGTCTACAAGCTGCTGGCAAACGCGTATTACCTCGACAAGATCAACGAAATCGTCTTCGCTCGCGGAGCAGTCGCTATCGGTCGCGGTCTGTGGAAGGAGGGCGATGTCGTCGTGATCGACGGCGTCGTAAACGGGAGCGCCAAGTTTATCGGCTGGTTTGCAACTGTCATTCGTTTCCTGCAATCCGGCTATATCTACCACTACGCATTTGCCATGATCATTGGCATGCTTGGCCTCCTTACCCTGTTTGTAACGCTCAGCGGCAAATAAGGCAAAATAAGGCGAGGAAACGCATGCACGCAACTCCGATTCTCAGTATTGCGATCTGGATGCCGATCGTATTCGGCATCATCGTTCTTGTAGTGGGTTCCCGTCGGAACCCGAGTGCGGACCGCTGGCTCGCACTCATCGGTTCGGTGCTTAGTTTCCTCGTCACCATTCCGCTCGTTACGGGCTTCGACACGACTACGGCTTCGCTGCAGTTCGAGGAGAAGTCGGTCTGGATCGAGCGGTTCAATATTGCGTATCACCTGGGCGTCGACGGCATTGCGATGTGGTTCGTCGTGCTCACGGCGCTCATCACCGTGATCGTCGTGATCGCGGGCTGGCAGGTCATCACGAAGAATGTCGCGCAGTATTACGCGTCGTTCCTCATCCTGTCGGGCATCATGATCGGCGTTTTCTGCGCCGCCGACGGCCTGTTGTTCTACGTGTTCTTCGAAGCCACGCTCATTCCGATGTACATCATCATCGGCGTGTGGGGCGGACCGAACCGTGTGTATGCGGCGTTCAAGTTCTTTCTCTACACGCTGGCCGGCTCGCTGCTCATGCTGGTCGCGTTGCTGTACCTGTACCGCATTACCGGGACCTTCGACCTCGCTACCTGGCAGGCCGCGAAGATCGCCATGACGCCGCAAATCCTGCTGTTCGTCGCGTTCTTCTTCGCGTTCGCCGTCAAGGTGCCGATGTGGCCGGTCCACACGTGGTTGCCGGACGCGCACGTTGAAGCGCCGACGGGCGGTTCGGTCGTGCTGGCCGCAATCATGCTCAAGCTCGGCGCGTACGGTTTCCTGCGTTTCTCGCTGCCGGTCACGCCGGACGCGAGCCACTACCTGGCGCCGGTCATCATCACGCTGTCCTTGATCGCCGTGATCTACATCGGCCTCGTGGCGATGGTGCAGTCGGACATGAAAAAGCTGGTCGCGTACTCGTCGATCGCCCACATGGGCTTCGTCACGCTCGGCTTCTTTATGTTCGGCCCGTCGAGCCAGCTCGCGATGGAAGGCGGGATCATCCAGATGATCTCGCACGGCTTCGTCTCGGGCGCGATGTTCCTGTGCATCGGTGTGCTGTATGACCGTATGCATACACGTGATATCGCGGACTACGGCGGTGTGGTCAACACCATGCCGAAGTTCGCGGCGCTGGTCATGCTGTTTGCCATGGCCAACTGCGGTCTGCCGGGCACCTCTGGATTCGTCGGCGAATTCATGGTGATTCTGGCGGCCGTGAAGTACAACTTCTGGATCGCTTTCGGGGCGGCGTTCACGCTGATCCTGGGTGCGGCCTATACGTTGTGGATGTACAAGCGGGTGTACTTCGGCGCCATCGCGAACGACCACGTTCGCGAGCTGAAGGACATCAACGGTCGCGAATACTTCATGCTTGCGGTGCTCGCGCTGTTTACGCTTTTCATGGGCATCTACCCGAAGCCCTTTACCGATGTGATGCACGTTTCCGTGGAAAACCTCCTCTCCCACGTCGCAGTGTCGAAACTGCCGCTGTCACAGTAATACCGAGCGGAGGAACAAAAGATCATGCCAAACGCCCCTTTGAACGCTCTGCTACCCGACGCGCTGGTGATGACCGGCCTCGTCGTCGCGTGGCTCAACGACACGTTCACCGGCCCTTCGGGCCGTCGCACGACCTATTTCATCGCGCTCTTGACCACGGTCATAGCCGGTATCTGGTTTGCGGTGAACGCGTTCGATCCGCACGTGTACTACTACTTCACGCGCATGTACGTGATCGATCCGTTCGCGAGCGCCATGAAGTCGGTGGTCACGCTCGGCTACGCCGTGTCGATCGTGTACTCGCGCAAGTATCTCGAAGACCGCGACATGTTCCGGGGCGAGTTCTTCCTGCTTGGCATGTTCTCGCTGCTCGGCCAGATCACGATGATCTCGGGCAACAACTTCCTCACCCTGTACCTCGGCCTCGAGCTGATGTCGCTCTCGCTCTACGCGGTCATCGCACTGCGTCGTGACGCGACGCAGTCGAACGAAGCCGCGATGAAGTACTACGTGCTGGGTGCGCTCGCTTCGGGCTTCCTGCTCTATGGCATTTCGATGCTGTACGGCGCGACCGGCTCGCTCGAACTGAACGAAGTGTTCAAGGCGGTGGCTTCGGGCCATATCAACGATATCGTCCTGCTGTTCGGCGTGGTGTTCATCGTCGCCGGCGTAGCGTTCAAGATGGGCGCGGTGCCGTTCCATATGTGGGTGCCGGACGTCTATCAAGGCGCGCCGACGGCCATGACGCTGCTCACCGGCGGCGGCCCGAAGGTCGCGGCATTCGCCTGGGCCGTGCGCTTCCTCGTGATGGGCCTGCTGCCGCTGGCAGTGGACTGGCAAGAGATGCTGATCATCCTTGCCGCGCTTTCGATGATCGTGGGCAACATCACGGGTATCGTGCAGCGCAACGTCAAGCGGATGCTCGCGTACTCGGCCATTTCGAACATGGGCTTCGTGCTGCTCGGCCTGCTCGCCGGCATCGTCGAC
The Paraburkholderia acidiphila genome window above contains:
- the nuoN gene encoding NADH-quinone oxidoreductase subunit NuoN: MPNAPLNALLPDALVMTGLVVAWLNDTFTGPSGRRTTYFIALLTTVIAGIWFAVNAFDPHVYYYFTRMYVIDPFASAMKSVVTLGYAVSIVYSRKYLEDRDMFRGEFFLLGMFSLLGQITMISGNNFLTLYLGLELMSLSLYAVIALRRDATQSNEAAMKYYVLGALASGFLLYGISMLYGATGSLELNEVFKAVASGHINDIVLLFGVVFIVAGVAFKMGAVPFHMWVPDVYQGAPTAMTLLTGGGPKVAAFAWAVRFLVMGLLPLAVDWQEMLIILAALSMIVGNITGIVQRNVKRMLAYSAISNMGFVLLGLLAGIVDNKATGAASAYSSAMFYSIVYLITTLGAFGVVMLLSRRDFEAETIDDFKGLNQRNPVFAFVMMLMMFSLAGIPPTVGFYAKLAVLEATMNAGLTWLAVLAVITSLFGAFYYLRIVKLMYFDAPQDEAPIESHACNRALLTLNGVAVLVLGIIPGPLMSVCLQAVTHTLPL
- a CDS encoding NADH-quinone oxidoreductase subunit M, giving the protein MHATPILSIAIWMPIVFGIIVLVVGSRRNPSADRWLALIGSVLSFLVTIPLVTGFDTTTASLQFEEKSVWIERFNIAYHLGVDGIAMWFVVLTALITVIVVIAGWQVITKNVAQYYASFLILSGIMIGVFCAADGLLFYVFFEATLIPMYIIIGVWGGPNRVYAAFKFFLYTLAGSLLMLVALLYLYRITGTFDLATWQAAKIAMTPQILLFVAFFFAFAVKVPMWPVHTWLPDAHVEAPTGGSVVLAAIMLKLGAYGFLRFSLPVTPDASHYLAPVIITLSLIAVIYIGLVAMVQSDMKKLVAYSSIAHMGFVTLGFFMFGPSSQLAMEGGIIQMISHGFVSGAMFLCIGVLYDRMHTRDIADYGGVVNTMPKFAALVMLFAMANCGLPGTSGFVGEFMVILAAVKYNFWIAFGAAFTLILGAAYTLWMYKRVYFGAIANDHVRELKDINGREYFMLAVLALFTLFMGIYPKPFTDVMHVSVENLLSHVAVSKLPLSQ